caataaatagcaccgtaaataacaattaaattaggtTGTtacaattacattttttatttcatgttaataatttttttttgttttaggaaaattttgatgacaatataaatttatcgaaGTCAATTCAACAGTTCATGAAAAAGtttggaaaaattcaatattaaaagttgtttACGAAGTTTGCAGTTGTTTACAAAGGTCCAATCTACAGTCACAAAAGAGTTCTTGGAAATCAGAATCTCTCATTTCATTGAAAACCATATTGCTATTTTAATCGTTCCATGGAAACAACATATTCAATTCGTATTCAATGGACTCGATGTTTGAGTTAGATTCACAGAAAGAAAGATTTTCtttatagattttatttttttcagagaacAGATCAGTTTTTTAATCTTCTATGATAGCATCGATTGTCAGTTTTGTGTTTGATGGACTGTGTATTATACTCTATGAAACCAAGTTGATCTATATGATCGTCTactgaaattcaaaaacaaaaaatggaagaactggcaaatttcaaaaattcacaatgCTTTTGTTCGGttgcataatttttacttcaattggTTTTGAGTTACATACATCCGAACTCTACATTGAGCTCTAATTTCATTGTACCAAAATCGAAAGAAGAAAgaatacttatttattttatcgagTATTGGAAAATGTCACTGAATCCAAAACGGTAACATCTTCTATTAACAAAGTCACTTACaagaaatatttcttattatacttatgataatttttttttatatattggattaaaaaattgaaagaatacTAATTTTCTACAAGTTAATATGAAACAATTCTGTTATTTTCGAAAGATTAACATTGTTTAGTTAAAAAgcttcgtcaaaaaaaatttaacttttttaaatgactccgagaaatatttttgttcgaacTTTGGTTCAGAAGAGAAgttaaatatcaaattcatttctattaattttaaagtttcatatttctttaataatacTGAACCCAAACTTTTAAACtccaacaattttcaaaaactcatgaaaaatcTCTTATTTCCCCCCATTTCATATTTCAAGAGTTCATGTAACATGAAACACTTTTCAAACTTGCTTCAtcctctaaataaaaaatcgcttCATATCAGGAACTATATCACATTTTACGGTCATTGTCTTTCATTTatgataaacataaataaggaaaaaaaccaacatttttagacactttcaaaaaaagtgaGAGAGAAACAATAGACAGTgagaagttattaaaaaacctTGACTTGTCATGAAACTCCGCTGAAATAAATGCGAACATTTAACTTTAGCGGTTTCATTTAAATCAATCTTCATTACTTGTGTAAACAAACGAAGTAAGCTGaattattttgcaataaacgacaaaattgacgacaacgacgacgaacgacaaCCTCTTGAAAttgaatcgatttttatttttgtttatttaccttttgtacgcgtattttttatgaattccttatatttcttttgatcgaatttttttttgtgtatgtcGTGTGATTGCTTAATACTGaagaaaaacaatattttttcttgtaaattgaTTGCTGCACTCTATATGTCACCGTGCATATGTCGTATCCATatgtttgttatttatataataagtCTTATATTTCACTGattcatgtttatttatttatttatattttttttcgtatgtaaCTAGAATGTAAATACAGCTCACTTGTCTATTTATACttgtaaatactttttttttgcacactataccaataaataaatggaagaATCGTTCACCTCTTCCAGCCGACGcactatttttatcttttttcgttttttgagtaaatatttttctattcctccatgattaaaaaaatactttttgtgtgttttcttCGACAAATTTGTTTGTTAGATTAGTAGCTTTTCTGCATTGCAGCGCATAGACAATAGAATTGAGACACAAAGATGAAGTAAGAAATGATGAAAGCTCTAAATAGAGACAAAAACtcctttttttgaagttttttaggAAATCCCGTGGATTTCCAGAGcgaatttgttgttatttgttcTATCTCCGTACCATTATGCACTTTTTTGTTGggtaaaaattgtgtaaatatCAGtcacttgaaaattaattcttcaatttttcatctttctaCGTCGATTGTTGgtgcaatttttaatggatttcgtCAATGGATGACATTCTACGGtagttttttgagttttatccGAGATTTTTGGTCGTGAAGCGACTTTCCAAgtgttttttacatttatttttcagtgattattatttttcgaaccTTTCGCGACCAAAACTCAATGGATACTGAATGAAGTTTGACAGTCGCTCAAGTGCTCAGTTTGAATTTAGCAGTTGATTGGATGGTTTTGAGAAAAGTGAGCCAATCAGAATGcgagaaaaaattgtgagaaattttctgATTGGATAAAtggaaaagttgaaattttattttaacgggattttggaagtttttgaagaaattttatttttgtttctttttttagagaaatttttaaaataaaagtaaaaaaattaataaaataattaaattaaatttaaaaattttcaagaaatttttttagctttttaaatcaaattttaaaatttttaaaattttttatttaaattaaaaaaagaaaaaattaaaaaaattattaaattaaaaaaaaataaataaaaaaatttttaaattttatatttttaaataaaaaaaatctcttaaaattgcacaaaaaataataaaaaaataaataaataaaaaataataaaataaataaaatgaaaagatatttcgtaaaaaaaaaatttttaatttttaaaaaaaaataaaattaaaaaaattttttttttttaaaaataaatttttgaagcctcttgtaagtaaaaaaaaaatccaaaaatatctGTTCAAAtccctttaaaatttatttcgtggGGTTTCGCTTCACGCTTGATCTTAACAGGTCacaatactttttattttattttttttctctttaaattctcttaaatatatttttttatatgttaatAATTGTCTTATTTgtcattataatatttatttaataatacaatagataataataaaataatacgagatcaatatttttttttatataattcaaaaactttggtaacttattgaaaaatttgactagATTTTTCCacgcattttgtttttttttttgcaaatttttaaataacaatccGACAAGAAGATGCATAACGAGAGATAAaactttgaatgaaaaatgtgtctttaaatgaaaatgtctgtgatattttcaaattgacGAACAGCCAGATCAATTGGTAGCTCGAACTCGTAACGACTCAGTATCTCCAAACTTTTTAGTGCATCTTGGAAGCCTGTGTTACGAACATAACTCCATTCGGAGTAATATGTTTGGACGAGTTCCTTGCATTGGAATATTAGATGGAGCCAttgtgtgagtttttttgcactgaaaaattaaaaaaaaattagaaaatattttttagaataatttattaaaaattttttatcaagaaaatttttaattaaaaattaaaaaaaataaatttaaattaaatttttaattaattaagttttaattttttattaaaaaaaaaaaatttcaaatttaaattaattaaaatatttttttaatgaaaaaaaaaattatttgattttttttttttataaaattaaatttttttttttttaaattatttttaaataaaataaataaaaaaaatttttctatatttaaaagatttttaattaaaaattaattaaaaaaccttatttaaaattaaatttaaaaaaaaatttctgaaaaattttcaaatgattttttaaataaaatttttttttttttaatttatttaaatttattttaaaaaaaaaagtcaaattaaattcaaaataaaattaaatttaataaaatgttaaaatataattcaaatattttttaatagaaaattaaaaaaaaaataattttaaaataaaatttttaaaaaaataatttaaaaaaaaataaaaaaattattttttaataaattaatatttttagatttcttgtgaaaaaaatttcattaaaaaatcaaaattttaattaaataattaaaaaatttttaattaataaaattttaattttttttcagaattaaaaaaatactcacttgAGAGCAGCTGACAAAAAAGCCTTAAAATGCGCATTATAACTCCTCTTATACGGACTATGAAGCGCAATTATTGTCCCAACAGTGCCCAACAAACTCTGTTTCGCCGATTGCACATTTCCCGCACAAATATCGAGATTAAAGCTCTGCGACAATTTCCGTGCTGGCGTCTCATTATACTGTTCCCCATTTTTGATATGGTAATATTCGAGAATTAGTTCCCACGCATGCATCTCCCGATACGCTCCATCAGGCCCGTCAACGTATTCCTCATAGTCTGATCGCGAAACGTGCGAAAAACACCCGATAAAGGGCACGAGACTCGTTTGTTCGTTCATGCCACGCAATCCGTGTTCCATGAGTCTTTGAATGGAGATCGCCAAACGTTTCCTCACTGTCGTCGTTAGTTCAGCGGAGAGCGCTATCAGTTCTGGATCCGAATACTTTGGCGGTTTCAACTTGCTGTCCTGCGAATCTTGCGAACTCGTCGAATTATTTCGCTTTTTACGACGCTCCTGAAGGAGTAATTTGCTCGTTTCTTTTACAAGAGACAAAACTTCTTGCACATCAACTTCAAGTTGGGCCCGTAAATCGCCCCAATGGTTGCCTTTGTGAGTTTTCTTCAGCGTGTTCATCTGGAATCGTTGACTGCTGCATCCGAATTGGGACATTGCGAAAAATTGCAGCATGGTAGCTGCTTTGTCGAGCAGACTAATTGCTTTTCCGTTGAGCGTTTCTTGGGGCTGATGATAGGAACTGGAACTCGCATCGTACGCTCGTTTGATACTTTTTGACGATTCTTCGCCCGtatgaacatttttacacTCACATTTGAGATCAGCATTGAATTTTCCCTTtgccatcatttttttctcaaatccaTCAGTTTGCAGGAATTTTATGAAACGCTCCAAATCCGTAATTTGCGTCTTTAATTGTGTCACGAGCTGCTCTTTCATCTTCAATGGCGACACAAATTCACCCAAAGCCGAGTCAACGTGCTTCTTTAAGTCATCCGGAGACAATTGAGGCAAATCCGTTTCATccagatttaaatttattttgcttttgagCTCGTCAATGATGACTTTTTGCTTTTCTACCAAAATCGATTGCGGTAAAATCCCCGTTCCCGACTCATATGCATATTTTTCCAACTCTTCCAGCTGCGACTTTAATGTATCGATGAGTTCCCGTTGACGCGTTCCTTGCTCCTCGACAGCTGTATCGAGTAAATTTTCCGTATTTGCAACTTCGGGCGGAATATTCAGCTCGGGAATGCCTTGAAACGCGAATTCTTCGAGGCCTTTGAGAAGTTGGTCCCGTTCCTCGGGCGGAGATTCCATAATTTGTCGCAAACGGAGCTGCACTTGGGCAAAATGCGATGTTAGAGACATCAGAGATGACGTTAACATTTCCTGTTCCTCTTCCATGGCACGCAATGCGGTTTCGCTTGTCGATAAGGGCTCCGACGACGAACCATCTGCTCCGTCAGCATCCATTCGTGGCATCATCATTGTGGGTTTTTCGCAGAATTCGTCTTCCGTACTGAAGTCCTCGAAGGTAAAGTGACTTTTGGCGGGCGGCATTTCGTCGTTCCCGTTAAATGACATGGATTTTGTTGGGTTAGTAAGCACTTAAAACTAATTGTTAGTACGAAGGAGAAGGATTTTCgagttttcttttttccaatatttttttttcgtcgtatgTCAAGTGGGCGAATGACGTTTGGCGGGACAGGGCGTTTcatctaaaatgaaaaattgttcaagaaaaaagttattttttttaaaattttaatttttctcataaaattttttttttatgcaaaaaaaattaaattaattaaaatttttataaaaaattaattaaattctttttaaaaaataaaattaaaataaaaaataataaaaaataaataaaataaattattttttttaaattttaaatattttttttatatggaaagattatttaaaattaattttaaaaaaaaatcttaaataattttgaataaaaattattgagaatttaaaaaaatgattatttattattatttaaaaaaaaaattatttaatttaattttttatatcaaaataagctttttaaaagcaaaaaaaatcttaaaatattttggtttaaaaaaaaattttaaaatatttttttttttactttaaaaaaaattaattattttacgaaatattgtcaaaaatttaaaaataattacattaaaaaatttttatttaatttaaaattttttagttaatttttttacttcaaaatttttaaaataaaaaaaaaattgaaaaatatttaaaaatttaatttaaaattatttttaattttaattaatttattttgcattttacaaatttaattttcttacaaatttaatcaaaaaataaaatagaataaaattcaaatttaaaatttttaaattaaaaaaataattaaaatctaattttaaattattaattttaatttttttattattttatttatttattaaaatattaaaaacacaaaatttttcataaaaatattgaaaataaaatgaaaaatcgtaaaaaattttcaaaataaaaaaaataaataatttttcgctaattcaattttttttcttgtcggaTTTGACATCCATGTCAAAAACTTGAAGtgcaaaatttgtgaaaaacaataaaatttggtCGTTTTGCACTAAATTTAGACCGAATTAAAGGTAATTTATCTTTGATTCtcccaaattttgataatttttcatcatttcaagcaaaaaaagcaATCAACTTCTTGTAAATTTGccgaaaagttgaaaaataatcgaCCCTTGTGAAAAATAGTGATTGTGTAATCAAATCAAAACACTgaatccaatatttttttatatttttagaaaaatggcTGCAGTTTTTCGTGCGGGAGTGAAGCAGCTCATTGCTCCAAATGGCAAATGCCTTCTCAGTGTGCAGTTGCCAGCAATTAGTCAGTCTTGCAACATCACGGGAAAATCTTTTCGTGGCAAAACTGCTGATCGCCCAAAACCATGGGACTACAAAAACAAGGGTTACAACGTAATTCACTCGATTTTCGACAAAACTCGTTGGCGTTGGGATGAAAACAGCAAAATTATCGTCGTTGATGGCCCAATTGCCTCCGGCAAAACTGATTTCGCCAAATCGCTTGCTGATGAATTGGAGATGATGTTCATGCCGGAACCCCATATGGATCGAGTTTACGTCAATTCGTACGGATTTGACTTGCGTACGTTGAACGATAAGCTTCCGCCAGCTTGTCGCAGCATCGAAAACAAGGATTTCTTGATGCACCCCGAGAACATGTACATCGCCAATTACCAATTTTACATGATGGTGATGCGTTTTCACGACTACATCGATGCCTTGGCGCACGTTTTCAACACGGGGCAAGGTGTCGTCCTCGAACGCAGCATCTACTCCGACTTTGTGTTCATGGAAACGATGTTCAAGCACGGCTACTTGTCGAAGAACGTTCGTTCGTACTACCATCAAATCATGTATCACATCTTGCCGGAGCTGATGAAACCGCATTTGGCGATTTATTTGGATGTGCCCGTGGCTGAGGTGAAAAATCGCATCAAGAAACGCAACATTGACTACGAAGTCAACTCGAAGGTTTTGACAGACGAGTATTTGACGACGTTGGAAAGTATCTACAAGCAGCAATATTTGAAGGATATCAGCAAGCATGCCGAGTTGCTCGTTTATGATTGGAGTAATTATGGCGATGCGGAGGTTGTTGTCGAGGATATTGAACGTATCGACTTTGATCGGTTTGAGAAGCACGATCCGAAATTGAGAGATTGGAGACTCGGACATGAGGAGGAGTACAATGCGAAACGCATGTGGTAAgttggagaattttttttattggtttttcactttttttttcattcttaaatcgtaacttgcaaaaaatttttaattaaatagtttgattaaaaaattaatttcaataaaaaaaattcaaaaattttttaaaattgaatgggagcaaaaattgttaatttttacttttttgtttttattaaagttttaattttttaaaattagttttttttaattttttatttttttttaaataattttttttatttaatttatttttttattttttttattattttttattattaattttttattattttattttaatttttatatttttaagctttattattattttaagttttaaattttcctgtaaataatttttcatatttttaagtctttatttttattttaagttttaatttttcccgctaaaaattttttttaaactttttttaaatttcaaaagttaaaaaaaaagttaaaaattttgaacgttttttggcatatttgcatgaaaaattttcatattttgtactgtcaaatttatttttttatttttattaattttacatttttatttatttttttcataattttttaaaattaatttatttttgtttttttttatgtttcatttttttaaagatttgttttagatttccttaaaaaaattcttatttattttttttcctcagattatgaaatcattttttgtaattttatgaaaattataaaaaaatatttttaataatttaaaaataattaattaattcaccaattttaatttttaaaataattatttaattgattaattaattttaaaatttaaaaaaaattatttaatattttttttaaattttttaaatatttttatttcaaaatatttcaatttttttaaattttcccattaattttgcaatatgtttaaaattaattaatcaattttaatatttaaaataataattaattaattttaaaatttagaaaaaattattttaaatttttttttatttttaaaaatatttcaatttttttttaaattttttcccataaaattggaataatttttatagcttaaaattttatttttttttaaattttaatatgtttttttttctgactttCAGGTATACCAATGAAAAACCAACCCTCATGCGATATTTGAACATCCCCCGATTGGATGTCCCCGAGCTCATGTTAACTGCTGATGAAAACGATATTTACAATACGGTCGTTGCTGAGGTAAATTcgcatattttttctcaaaaatatcaaaaaactcATATTTATCCATTTTCAGAGCCCCGGCAACAGATACGACGAAGGATACAATGAAGATGCCGGCGACACGGGTCTCTTAACAAAGACAAAGACCCCTTGGATTGTGAGAGAATAAATTATTCGTCACTGCGCTTAACATTTCTTAGGCAATTTAAACATctttggttcaaaaaaaaaatattgaaaatataaaattgtaaaaatttaacagaaatttattGTTCTCGCAGCGCTTTTCGTTCGTAATACCGTTGAAGGGCAGCATCGAATGCATCTCCAACTGTTCGTTTCTtccaaatgtcaattttttccttcttcggtttgacttctttttcttctttgtgaCCATTTTCGGGTTTTTTCTCCTCTTCAGGCAATTTTTTGGTTGTTTCTTCCGCTTTTGGAGGTCCCATTTCCGTTTTTTCTGCTGTTTCTGTTTGTTTGACGAACTCCAGAGGCGCTGATTCAGGTACTATTGTGtctttttcgtcttctttttcATCTTCGCTGCTGCTCGAGTCGATACTGAAGTCTGAATCTGCGTCTAAATTGCTTTGAAGATGCGCTTTTTTCGTTGCAACTGTTTCTTCTTCATCCTCGTCGCTTTCTTTCGTGTTCTGAGCTTCTGAATTGTTGCGTTTTCGATAACTTCGACTCTTTGTATCTCGCTTTTCGGTCTTGGATATTTGAACTTTGCTTAAAACGGGATCCGATTCTTCATTTTCAGAGTCTTCTTGCGTCGCAGAAGCGGGAATTAAATGTGATTCGTCGtcttttttgctatttttagccTCATTCGATGGCTTGGAGTCGAGTTTTTGCGAGTAAATATGTCGATAAAAGCCATCCAAGTTGCCCTGTTTCCTCACATCGCCAATTGACTCCAAATATGCTTCGCGTGCCTCTTCTTCCTCGGCTTTTTTGAGTTCTTCCAACTTTTTGCGATACGAAGCCGTGACAAATGCCTCCTTGTCCTTGAATTGTTCGCCCTCAGCTTCTCGCTCTTTTTGCACTTGACGTTCGATGCGACGTTCATTCTCGATTTTGCGTTTTTCCGCAGCAACCAGCAAGCGTTGGATGTATTTCGGTTTCTTGTCTTCggattttttcgctttttcttCAGCTCGTTTGTTCGAGATTTCGTCGTAGACTTCGTCGTATTGGTAAATTGTGGGATCTTCTTCCATGGCTTTTTCTTGGATGAGTTTTGCTTGTTGCTTTTGTTTTTCGCCGGGTAGACCGATTTTTCGGGGTGCTGTGTCTTCGTCGGATGATTCGTCGCCGAAAACGGAGGGGCGGGAAAAGTTGGCAAGCGGTTTTTTAGCGTCGGAGGCTTTTATTAAGCCGTATTTCTTTTCCATCGTGCTGAAATTCACGGAAATCgtttgaatgtttttgtttttgcggTGAGGTTAGTATAtggatttccatcaaaatccaGTTActcatattttgaaattaaatttcgtttgttttttttgcatatttgtgcaattttagaaaaaaataaattgaaacaaacggagaaaaatttaacctttTATAGGtcttattgagaaaattaaaaaaaaaaaaataattaaattttacaaaaaatatttaaacacaaaatgaataaaattaaataaaaaaaaattaattaatttttaaaaaataaattaattaaaaaaaattaaattaatttaaaaaaaattaataaaaaaaaaaaaatttaattaaaaaaaaaattaattcaattaaaaaaaattaaaattaacgtttttttcaaatttttttaaataaaataaataaaaatatttttttttaattaataaaaaaaatttttagtttttttaatatttttttgattttttcttaaattaaataaattttaaaaaattatttgttttaaataaaaaattaatcgaattaaaaaaataattaaaattttttaaaaatatttttttccgatcgaaaaatgaaaatattcaaaaataatcaattccATGCAAATTTGTAATCAAAGTTCATCAATCGCTGCATGTTATCTCTGCGATAATTTGCCGCCTCgtcattttcataaatattaaatgaaccACAAATGggcaataaattgattttttcaaacccattgagcaaattttttacaccGACAAATCCCTCATGAATAAATGTCGGACCGAATTAACATTCCGCATATCGCAACAAAAATCCATCACCAATTAAAAATCGCTGACATAGGTTACAATTGTTTTTACTCTCTGCAACAATTCGggtcacactttttttttgttcagtatggaattttttcacaatagtTCTGCATATTTTATTCGCGTggatattgtgaaaaaaaaaataaaataattttcaaccatCAACGGCAAGCGAAATGTCGAatgcaaattaaaatgtaacgaattttttttttcgggaactTATGTTGCAAATTCACACAaagtttcgaatttaaaaGGTATAATGGTAAAATTTGGCTTATCTacctttttttatctcttttactGAGTTAAAACGTTTGATCAGGGTGATCAgtgttttggcgggaaaatttaaattctttaattttgttgattttttaaagttaaaattattttaaaattatattttattgatttaaaaaaaataataaaaaaaaataaagaagtaaagaatttttttagtagaacGAAATTTACAaatctacaaattttaattaaattaaaattaaataaaattaaatttattttttatttttaatttaattaatttatttaatttttttaaatagtttaataatttttttaatattttatttaatttaaaaattccattaaaattaaaaaattaattttaaataaaaacaaaaaaaaaaaaaataaataattttctattaacattctattgagtgaaaattttgcaaattttaatgaaattttcatgtaagaaaataattttaattttttttaaattatttatataatttttttttatttatatttaattcaaaaattccctaaaaataatttttttttagaatttctattaatttttttatgtaaaaaaaaattaataaaaattactttaatttaataaatattgcaaGTTGACAActtaaaacctttaaaatgACGCAGAGTGCATCCTACAACTGCAAAAGTTTAATTGTCTTgaaaacaattgaatttttatgaataaactgCAATTGCAGTGGTTGTAAAATCGAACATCAAAAAAGCttgtttttcacataaatgAATTGTCGTGTGCTGTTctacatgcaaaaaattatttttttttgacaaaaaatttgtttagtcTGATTGATAAATGAATGCGCTGCCGATGTCCATTTGAGCgtgataacaaaaatataataaaaaatgcggtaaaaagcaTGGAGATACAAGTACCACTGAaaatctattgaaaaattgttttttgatacagaggaaaaaaaatccacaaaacaCTCTTTTTCGGCAATATTTTCATTAGTTTCACGCTATATTTCTACGCGAATCTGGAAATGGAACACAgacgaaaaaacaaattgaaaataaaataaaaaaaatctatcaaacaattcaatagatttaaattgaatttttatcccttTTTCATGCATGCATAAGAATGAATAATCAATTTcagacataaatttaaataaaataatgcgtGTGTCGTTATTAGgaataaaaaagtgttttcaactatggagacgtctggtatttttttttcaattttttttctttttttaatttttattaaagaaaaaaagtaagaggATTAACGCAACATTgtgttaaattttctctttttcatctcttgcctttttttattattttttattaaataaatgaagaaatttttctcccTGCGAAACGGTGATATAGTATTACGcattgtaataatttaatgagtgaataaaaattaaacgatgACAATGAAGagagcacacacacacacacacacacacacacattctctaatctttttcgttttcttttgtGCGGTACAAAGTCGTGCCATTTTTATTGTACTTAACTCGAGTAAACACTGTTGAGAGTTGGCTGTGCATCCAGTTAgaaagaagcagaaaaaaacatattattataattttaatacctCTTTTTATCAAGAGAGTGCTGGATTTTATTAACATGTGATAGGCAGTCGTGCAAAAGAGAGAAAAGGCTTTAAAGCAGTTGATCtctgttttaaatattcttttactGCGAGTAATTTTGCAGTAATCCTTACTTACTTACAGGAagtttt
The sequence above is drawn from the Culicoides brevitarsis isolate CSIRO-B50_1 chromosome 1, AGI_CSIRO_Cbre_v1, whole genome shotgun sequence genome and encodes:
- the LOC134837966 gene encoding RUN domain-containing protein 1; the encoded protein is MSFNGNDEMPPAKSHFTFEDFSTEDEFCEKPTMMMPRMDADGADGSSSEPLSTSETALRAMEEEQEMLTSSLMSLTSHFAQVQLRLRQIMESPPEERDQLLKGLEEFAFQGIPELNIPPEVANTENLLDTAVEEQGTRQRELIDTLKSQLEELEKYAYESGTGILPQSILVEKQKVIIDELKSKINLNLDETDLPQLSPDDLKKHVDSALGEFVSPLKMKEQLVTQLKTQITDLERFIKFLQTDGFEKKMMAKGKFNADLKCECKNVHTGEESSKSIKRAYDASSSSYHQPQETLNGKAISLLDKAATMLQFFAMSQFGCSSQRFQMNTLKKTHKGNHWGDLRAQLEVDVQEVLSLVKETSKLLLQERRKKRNNSTSSQDSQDSKLKPPKYSDPELIALSAELTTTVRKRLAISIQRLMEHGLRGMNEQTSLVPFIGCFSHVSRSDYEEYVDGPDGAYREMHAWELILEYYHIKNGEQYNETPARKLSQSFNLDICAGNVQSAKQSLLGTVGTIIALHSPYKRSYNAHFKAFLSAALNAKKLTQWLHLIFQCKELVQTYYSEWSYVRNTGFQDALKSLEILSRYEFELPIDLAVRQFENITDIFI
- the LOC134829895 gene encoding NADH dehydrogenase [ubiquinone] 1 alpha subcomplex subunit 10, mitochondrial, coding for MAAVFRAGVKQLIAPNGKCLLSVQLPAISQSCNITGKSFRGKTADRPKPWDYKNKGYNVIHSIFDKTRWRWDENSKIIVVDGPIASGKTDFAKSLADELEMMFMPEPHMDRVYVNSYGFDLRTLNDKLPPACRSIENKDFLMHPENMYIANYQFYMMVMRFHDYIDALAHVFNTGQGVVLERSIYSDFVFMETMFKHGYLSKNVRSYYHQIMYHILPELMKPHLAIYLDVPVAEVKNRIKKRNIDYEVNSKVLTDEYLTTLESIYKQQYLKDISKHAELLVYDWSNYGDAEVVVEDIERIDFDRFEKHDPKLRDWRLGHEEEYNAKRMWYTNEKPTLMRYLNIPRLDVPELMLTADENDIYNTVVAESPGNRYDEGYNEDAGDTGLLTKTKTPWIVRE
- the LOC134837866 gene encoding nuclear speckle splicing regulatory protein 1, whose translation is MEKKYGLIKASDAKKPLANFSRPSVFGDESSDEDTAPRKIGLPGEKQKQQAKLIQEKAMEEDPTIYQYDEVYDEISNKRAEEKAKKSEDKKPKYIQRLLVAAEKRKIENERRIERQVQKEREAEGEQFKDKEAFVTASYRKKLEELKKAEEEEAREAYLESIGDVRKQGNLDGFYRHIYSQKLDSKPSNEAKNSKKDDESHLIPASATQEDSENEESDPVLSKVQISKTEKRDTKSRSYRKRNNSEAQNTKESDEDEEETVATKKAHLQSNLDADSDFSIDSSSSEDEKEDEKDTIVPESAPLEFVKQTETAEKTEMGPPKAEETTKKLPEEEKKPENGHKEEKEVKPKKEKIDIWKKRTVGDAFDAALQRYYERKALREQ